In Humulus lupulus chromosome 7, drHumLupu1.1, whole genome shotgun sequence, the following are encoded in one genomic region:
- the LOC133789443 gene encoding germin-like protein subfamily 1 member 17 produces the protein MKGVHFLLTLAVLALASSIASASDPSPLQDFCVAVEDPHKALFVNGKFCKDPKLAKAEDFFFSGLNVPRDTNNPIGSNVTQLNVDKIPGLNTLGITLVRIDYAPYGQNPPHTHPRGSEILVVVKGTLYVGFVSSNQDGNRLFTKVLKEGDVFVFPIGMIHFQFNPGHTPAVAFAGLSSQNAGTITIANSVFGSDPAINPDVLAKAFQVDKNVINKLQKQFWYDNNN, from the exons ATGAAAGGAGTTCATTTCCTTCTCACACTTGCTGTCTTGGCTTTGGCAAGCTCCATAGCCTCTGCCTCTGATCCGAGCCCTCTGCAGGATTTCTGCGTGGCAGTAGAAGACCCCCACAAAGCTT TGTTTGTGAATGGGAAATTCTGCAAGGATCCCAAGCTTGCCAAGGCTGAAGATTTCTTCTTTTCAGGACTCAATGTTCCAAGAGACACAAACAACCCGATTGGATCTAATGTAACACAACTGAATGTGGACAAAATTCCGGGACTCAATACTCTTGGAATAACATTGGTTCGCATTGACTATGCACCATACGGCCAAAACCCACCTCACACTCATCCTCGTGGCTCTGAGATCCTAGTTGTCGTTAAGGGAACTCTCTACGTGGGCTTTGTGTCATCGAACCAAGATGGAAACCGATTGTTTACCAAGGTATTGAAAGAGGGAGATGTGTTTGTATTCCCGATTGGTATGATTCACTTCCAGTTCAATCCAGGACACACACCAGCAGTTGCATTTGCTGGTCTTAGCAGCCAAAACGCTGGAACCATCACCATTGCAAACTCAGTGTTTGGATCAGATCCTGCCATTAACCCTGATGTCCTTGCCAAGGCTTTCCAAGTTGACAAGAATGTGATTAACAAACTCCAAAAGCAGTTTTGGTATGACAACAACAACTAA